Proteins encoded by one window of Salvia splendens isolate huo1 chromosome 14, SspV2, whole genome shotgun sequence:
- the LOC121764029 gene encoding demethylepipodophyllotoxin synthase-like, translating into MELLLAPQWFVVVATVAITISSFYSFYPSKYGKKQNVAPHAGGGWPIIGHLLLLRGPEPLHLTLSKMADKNGPIFTVQLGTRRGLIVNSHEIAEECLKTNDVAFSNRQRTVAMALMGYNFAMFGFSNYGPYWREMRKIAVLRLLSNRKVAALAGSREVQVRAMNKQLYSSMPDVEMKRVLGDLTLSMMVRTVAGDVEARMGEEERERWKRSVRDFFKMMTVHTICDAVPWLGWMDRFGRMERALVDTGREFDSMLQGWLEEHKDTWSEAREDDDFMNEMLDVADTATQEFPHFDADTINKAMCLTMMVGGSETTAAVLTWALTLLLNNRHSLKKAQEELDIHVGRERLVNESDLENLAYIRAVIKETTRLQPPIPVIPREAGEDCVVAGYHIPAGTRLFINNWKIQRDPRVWADPLEFRPERFLTSHKDIDFQGLHFELLPFGGGRRVCPAVSSARRFAELALASFLQGFDVDTPSGEPIDMAAGFGTTNMVLAPIQVCIKPRLSPIHYA; encoded by the exons aTGGAATTACTACTAGCACCCCAATGGTTTGTTGTGGTAGCCACTGTTGCTATAACAATTTCTAGTTTCTACTCATTTTATCCATCAAAATATGGAAAGAAGCAAAACGTAGCACCACATGCCGGCGGCGGATGGCCCATAATCGGCCATCTCTTACTTCTAAGGGGGCCGGAGCCGCTTCACCTAACCTTGTCCAAAATGGCCGATAAAAACGGCCCGATATTCACCGTGCAACTAGGCACACGCCGCGGCTTGATCGTGAACAGCCACGAGATTGCGGAGGAGTGCTTGAAGACGAACGACGTAGCCTTCTCGAACAG ACAAAGGACCGTCGCAATGGCCCTCATGGGCTACAACTTCGCCATGTTCGGGTTCAGCAACTACGGCCCCTACTGGCGGGAGATGCGGAAGATCGCGGTGCTGAGGCTCCTCTCCAACCGGAAGGTCGCGGCCCTGGCCGGGTCGCGGGAGGTGCAAGTGAGAGCGATGAACAAGCAGCTATACAGCTCGATGCCAGATGTGGAGATGAAGAGGGTGCTGGGAGACCTGACGCTGAGCATGATGGTGAGGACGGTGGCGGGGGACGTGGAGGCGAGGATGGGGgaggaggagagggagaggTGGAAGCGGAGCGTGAGGGATTTCTTCAAGATGATGACTGTGCACACCATATGCGATGCTGTTCCTTGGCTAGGGTGGATGGACAGGTTCGGGAGGATGGAGAGGGCGTTGGTTGATACTGGGAGGGAATTCGACAGCATGCTGCAAGGGTGGCTTGAGGAGCACAAGGATACATGGAGTGAAGCGAGGGAAGACGATGATTTCATGAATGAGATGTTGGATGTTGCAGACACTGCTACTCAGGAGTTTCCTCATTTTGATGCGGATACCATTAACAAAGCTATGTGTCTG ACAATGATGGTAGGAGGAAGCGAAACCACTGCGGCAGTTCTCACATGGGCACTAACTCTACTACTCAACAATCGCCACTCCCTCAAAAAGGCCCAAGAGGAACTAGACATTCATGTTGGCCGAGAGAGGCTAGTAAACGAATCAGACCTCGAAAACCTAGCCTACATCCGAGCCGTGATCAAGGAAACGACGCGGCTACAGCCACCCATACCCGTCATCCCTCGCGAGGCCGGGGAGGACTGCGTGGTGGCCGGCTACCACATCCCGGCCGGCACACGCCTCTTCATAAACAACTGGAAAATCCAACGCGATCCTCGTGTTTGGGCCGATCCACTCGAGTTTAGGCCGGAGAGGTTTCTCACAAGCCACAAGGATATCGATTTTCAAGGCCTCCACTTCGAGTTGCTTCCGTTTGGTGGCGGCCGGAGGGTCTGCCCGGCAGTGTCTTCCGCTCGGCGCTTTGCGGAGCTCGCCCTTGCGAGCTTTCTGCAGGGATTTGATGTGGACACGCCTTCGGGTGAACCCATTGATATGGCTGCTGGCTTTGGTACTACCAACATGGTTCTTGCTCCAATTCAAGTGTGCATCAAGCCAAGGCTGAGTCCTATACATTATGCATGA
- the LOC121764640 gene encoding protein JINGUBANG-like: MDPNLSSSSGGDTDDYRNSGEGSPMMMSPWNQPGPFGSASAKQQQLQNSLIGSLVREEGHIYSLAAKDDILYTGSDSKNIRVWKSMKDFSAFKSNSGLVKAIIIADNKIFTGHQDGKIRVWKISPKNPSVYKRSGTMPTFFDIFKASIKPGNYVEARRKRSAVWIKHTDAISCLSMDKDTGMLYSASWDKTFKVWRPENSKCVESVKAHDDAVNSVVASTGAMVYTGSADGKVKAWKREQKGKSCKHALVKTLLTQESAVTALAVSDMDKVVYSGSSDGVVNFWEVENQLAHGGVLKGHKLAVLCLAAAGSLVFSGSADKTIRVWRREGQAHTCLSVLTGHTGPVKCLAVEKDKEDDKWVVYSGSLDKSVKVWSVSEMAPDMQQMQNINFDWESSSIPSAKY, from the exons ATGGATCCCAACCTGTCGTCCTCGAGCGGTGGCGACACCGACGACTACCGCAACAGCGGCGAGGGCTCTCCCATGATGATGTCCCCCTGGAACCAGCCGGGCCCCTTCGGCAGCGCCTCGGCCAAGCAGCAGCAACTCCAGAACAGCCTCATCGGCTCCCTCGTCCGTGAGGAGGGCCACATCTACTCCCTCGCGGCCAAGGACGACATCCTCTACACGGGCTCCGACAGCAAGAACATCCGCGTCTGGAAGAGCATGAAGGACTTCTCCGCCTTCAAGTCCAACAGCGGCCTCGTCAAGGCCATCATCATCGCGGACAACAAGATCTTCACCGGCCACCAGGACGGCAAGATCCGCGTCTGGAAGATCAGTCCTAAGAACCCGAGCGTGTACAAGCGCTCGGGGACAATGCCCACTTTCTTTGACATCTTTAAGGCGTCCATCAAGCCTGGGAACTATGTGGAGGCGCGGCGCAAGAGGAGCGCCGTGTGGATCAAGCACACGGACGCTATCTCGTGCCTCAGCATGGATAAGGACACCGGGATGCTGTACTCGGCGTCCTGGGACAAGACGTTTAAGGTGTGGCGGCCGGAGAATTCGAAGTGTGTGGAGTCTGTGAAGGCGCATGATGACGCGGTTAATTCGGTGGTGGCGAGCACCGGGGCGATGGTGTATACGGGGTCCGCGGACGGGAAGGTGAAGGCGTGGAAGAGGGAGCAGAAGGGGAAGTCGTGCAAGCACGCGCTGGTGAAGACGCTGCTGACGCAGGAGTCGGCGGTGACGGCGTTGGCAGTGAGCGACATGGATAAG GTGGTTTACTCAGGGTCATCCGACGGGGTGGTGAACTTCTGGGAGGTGGAGAATCAGCTGGCGCACGGAGGGGTGCTGAAGGGGCACAAGCTGGCGGTGCTGTGCCTGGCGGCGGCCGGGAGCTTGGTGTTCAGTGGGTCGGCCGACAAGACGATACGCGTGTGGCGGAGGGAGGGTCAGGCGCACACGTGCCTATCGGTGCTGACGGGGCACACAGGGCCGGTGAAGTGCTTGGCGGTGGAGAAGGACAAGGAGGACGACAAATGGGTGGTGTACAGTGGGAGCCTTGACAAGTCGGTGAAAGTGTGGAGTGTGTCGGAGATGGCGCCGGACATGCAGCAGATGCAAAACATCAATTTTGATTGGGAGTCTAGTTCAATACCATCCGCCAAATATTGA